A single region of the Paludibacter jiangxiensis genome encodes:
- a CDS encoding SDR family oxidoreductase: MKKKIYIAGCGGMLGEAFYQNFKNEYDIRCTDKDVNAEWLSFLDFRNLSEYRKQVKEFAPDYLFHLGAYTDLEYCEQNPDDTYATNTMSVENAVYIANELDIPLLYISTAGIFDGKKESYDDWDTPNPLGVYARSKYMGERFVVENAKRFLVCRAGWMMGAGPSKDKKFIQKLMKQLKNGAKELYIVDDKDGTPTYTQDFANNVKALLENQYWGLYNMVCGGQTSRFEVAEELLKITQLHKKVKLISVSSDYFKDTYFAERPACERLVDRKLNIRNINLMRDWRVALEEYIETYYKGYLS; this comes from the coding sequence ATGAAAAAGAAAATTTACATTGCAGGTTGTGGAGGAATGCTAGGAGAAGCATTCTATCAAAATTTTAAAAATGAATATGACATTCGTTGCACAGATAAAGATGTGAATGCAGAATGGCTAAGCTTTTTGGATTTTAGAAATTTATCCGAGTATCGAAAACAGGTTAAAGAGTTCGCCCCTGACTATTTATTCCACTTGGGAGCTTATACCGACTTAGAATATTGTGAACAAAATCCCGATGATACCTATGCTACGAATACCATGTCTGTCGAAAATGCAGTATATATCGCTAATGAATTAGATATCCCTTTACTCTACATTTCCACTGCCGGCATCTTCGATGGCAAGAAAGAATCATACGATGATTGGGACACCCCTAATCCGCTAGGAGTCTATGCCCGGTCTAAATACATGGGAGAGAGGTTCGTAGTAGAGAATGCAAAGCGATTTTTGGTATGTAGAGCCGGTTGGATGATGGGCGCAGGCCCTTCAAAAGATAAAAAATTTATTCAAAAGCTCATGAAACAATTAAAAAATGGTGCCAAAGAACTATATATTGTAGATGACAAAGATGGAACTCCGACATACACACAAGATTTTGCCAACAACGTAAAAGCTTTATTAGAAAATCAATATTGGGGTTTGTACAATATGGTATGCGGAGGACAAACCAGTCGCTTTGAAGTAGCTGAAGAATTATTAAAAATAACACAATTACACAAAAAGGTAAAATTAATTTCTGTGTCATCCGACTATTTCAAAGATACATATTTTGCAGAACGGCCAGCCTGCGAGCGACTTGTAGATAGAAAACTGAATATTCGAAATATAAACCTAATGAGAGACTGGCGAGTTGCATTGGAAGAATACATTGAAACATATTATAAAGGTTATTTATCATAG
- a CDS encoding glycosyltransferase family 32 protein: MIPKKIHFCWLSDEPYPELISKCIASWQRYLPDYEFVLWDKNKFNIENIPWVKEAYANKKYAFAADYIRLYALYTEGGIYLDSDIEVIKDISPLLEQTSFMGFETAGCLEPAVMGAGQGMEWVKKCLDYYKDKHFIKSDGTLEMRPLPGIMGEILDKDYSLPKNISDSIVLNNAGLTLYPAHYFSPKNYHTKQIHITSETYTIHHFEVSWAQKGLVYKLKKYLHRIIISTLGQKMHDLIVNKFKNV, encoded by the coding sequence ATGATACCAAAAAAAATCCATTTCTGCTGGCTCAGTGACGAGCCTTATCCGGAATTAATTTCAAAATGCATAGCTTCATGGCAAAGGTATCTACCAGATTATGAATTTGTGCTTTGGGATAAAAATAAGTTTAACATTGAGAATATTCCTTGGGTAAAAGAAGCCTATGCAAATAAAAAATATGCTTTTGCCGCAGATTATATAAGGCTCTATGCTCTTTATACTGAAGGTGGAATATATCTAGATAGCGATATAGAGGTCATCAAGGATATTTCACCTCTTTTAGAACAAACTTCTTTTATGGGGTTTGAAACCGCAGGATGTTTAGAACCCGCAGTAATGGGAGCTGGACAAGGAATGGAATGGGTAAAAAAATGTTTGGACTATTATAAAGACAAACATTTTATAAAATCAGATGGAACACTTGAAATGCGTCCGCTGCCTGGAATTATGGGAGAGATTTTAGACAAGGACTATTCTCTGCCTAAAAATATATCAGACAGCATTGTACTAAATAATGCCGGATTAACTTTATATCCTGCTCATTATTTTTCACCCAAAAATTATCACACTAAGCAAATACATATTACCTCAGAAACTTATACAATACACCACTTTGAAGTTAGTTGGGCTCAAAAAGGACTAGTATATAAATTAAAAAAATATTTACACAGAATAATAATATCAACGTTAGGTCAAAAAATGCATGATTTAATAGTGAATAAATTCAAAAACGTATGA
- a CDS encoding glycosyltransferase, with translation MNTSKILVITGSYPPDVCGVGDYIANLTNSMSHQFEIFYSANWSLISTIKKIKEINRYKLDRLNIQYPTQGYKWSFVPLILAIYYHVFTTKTIILTLHEFSQRTWRAKLYSLFLIAFSSNIVVTNQYEKEYILKILPAKISKIVIIKIHSNIKASSFLRMYSDRSIHLTYFGQIRPNKGIEQFLECVKDLKWMDMNITITGQIVPEYVEYFKKIEQLAHRYQINLYTNQPEKEVIEILNSTKIVYLPFPDGASERRGSLLAALANGTCVISTSGLFVTNELYHTCIIIEPHQAHSIISSALNSFNNDSFLRIQNKNKAFLQHEMPSNWEEIALAYTKIKS, from the coding sequence ATGAATACAAGTAAAATATTGGTGATAACTGGTTCTTACCCTCCTGACGTCTGTGGAGTTGGAGACTATATTGCAAATCTAACTAATAGCATGTCTCATCAATTTGAAATATTTTATAGCGCAAATTGGTCTTTAATATCTACAATCAAAAAAATAAAAGAAATAAATAGATATAAATTAGATCGTTTGAATATTCAATATCCAACTCAGGGTTATAAATGGAGCTTTGTGCCTCTAATATTAGCCATATATTACCATGTCTTTACGACCAAAACTATTATTCTAACGCTGCATGAATTTTCACAACGGACTTGGCGAGCTAAACTCTATTCTCTTTTCCTCATAGCGTTTTCATCTAATATTGTTGTGACAAATCAATACGAAAAAGAATATATATTAAAAATTTTACCGGCAAAAATTTCAAAAATAGTTATTATAAAGATTCACTCTAATATAAAGGCTTCTTCCTTTCTTAGAATGTACAGTGATAGATCAATTCATCTAACGTATTTCGGACAGATTCGACCAAATAAAGGCATAGAACAATTCTTAGAATGTGTAAAAGATCTCAAATGGATGGATATGAACATTACAATAACTGGACAAATTGTGCCTGAATATGTTGAATATTTCAAAAAAATAGAACAACTAGCGCATAGATATCAGATCAATTTATATACTAACCAACCAGAAAAGGAGGTCATTGAAATACTTAATTCCACAAAAATTGTGTACTTGCCATTTCCTGACGGGGCATCAGAAAGACGAGGCTCTTTATTAGCTGCTCTAGCAAATGGGACTTGTGTCATTTCTACAAGTGGCCTTTTTGTCACAAATGAACTATATCATACATGCATAATCATTGAACCTCATCAGGCTCATAGCATAATTTCAAGTGCTCTGAATTCTTTTAACAATGATAGTTTTCTAAGGATACAAAACAAAAATAAGGCATTTCTTCAACATGAAATGCCTTCAAATTGGGAAGAAATAGCTCTTGCATATACAAAAATAAAGTCTTAA
- a CDS encoding EpsG family protein, protein MTDILSQLIINGKIYIILYIIFLSFLFFDFECHLNKYRYLTAFFSCVILWFFLSLRWKTGTDWDSYKELFDTLPLDHLPSLFSVEHFDLGYVFLNAISKAIWNNYTFFLCIDSFIAILIIYLLIRHLSTHPNLSLLIFYASFFLSHFMGSNRRMISIGLLLYAFIYTYHRQWFRYSVLQLIALLFHNSAIIGLIGIVIPKAMIKTKTIISLWIIGFFLGMIELPKLILEKFTTLFFSSNPLIIKFVYYTENQDNESMETINTPQHFLFAIIKRSLFLVLFIYYIPKIRNQKYDIAKYLFNLYFAGILVYMSFNGFAVLQTLSTYFAIIEIFLLAICIPYMTKTVRLLIIPILVIYCFMQILNSLSVYPEAYLPYQSILTFDNYEYK, encoded by the coding sequence ATGACTGATATACTATCCCAATTAATAATTAATGGAAAGATATATATAATTCTATATATTATCTTTTTATCATTTTTATTCTTTGACTTTGAATGTCATCTAAATAAGTATCGATATCTCACCGCATTTTTTTCATGCGTCATCTTATGGTTCTTTCTTTCGCTTCGGTGGAAGACTGGTACAGATTGGGATTCATATAAAGAATTGTTTGACACACTCCCTTTAGATCATCTACCATCTTTATTTAGTGTAGAACACTTTGATTTAGGATATGTATTCCTAAATGCTATTTCTAAAGCAATTTGGAATAATTATACTTTTTTCCTATGCATTGATAGCTTTATCGCAATTTTAATTATTTATCTATTAATTAGACATTTATCGACACATCCAAATCTATCTTTACTAATATTTTATGCTAGTTTCTTTCTATCTCATTTTATGGGAAGTAATAGACGCATGATCTCAATTGGATTATTATTGTACGCATTTATCTATACATATCATAGACAATGGTTCAGATACTCAGTTTTACAACTTATTGCACTTTTATTTCATAATAGCGCAATAATTGGATTAATAGGCATTGTTATTCCCAAAGCGATGATTAAAACAAAGACTATTATTTCACTTTGGATTATAGGATTTTTTCTTGGTATGATAGAATTACCAAAGCTTATTCTAGAAAAATTCACGACTCTATTTTTTTCGTCAAATCCTCTTATAATAAAATTTGTATATTACACAGAAAATCAGGACAATGAATCAATGGAAACAATTAACACTCCACAGCATTTCCTGTTTGCAATAATAAAACGGAGTTTATTTTTAGTTCTATTCATTTATTACATTCCAAAGATTCGTAATCAAAAATATGACATTGCAAAATATCTCTTTAATTTATACTTTGCTGGCATTTTAGTATATATGTCTTTCAACGGCTTCGCTGTCTTACAAACGTTGTCTACTTATTTTGCCATTATAGAGATTTTCTTGCTTGCAATCTGCATACCTTACATGACTAAAACCGTAAGATTGTTAATAATTCCTATCTTGGTAATATACTGCTTCATGCAAATTCTAAATTCTCTTAGTGTATATCCAGAAGCCTATTTACCATATCAGTCAATACTAACATTTGATAATTATGAATACAAGTAA
- a CDS encoding glycosyltransferase: protein MNILVACHSFQHLGGLEKVALLLTNSLASRGHKVTIITYFAPINRQDYSFLDIDKLKIKTFPNSKHKIARENKEYLHKLVISGKFEVLIYHNNSMILMHLCSEIGAICKIPVITVHHNEIVEKPSIATNSVKGLIKFLIWPIYMTHIRHIQVKRRYFEYNNSDKYVLLSPQYVEAFNQLIMHDTCSISKLTYIYNPLTISVNSPSNYQKYNEVLYVGRLCEGQKKVSRLLDIWKQIYEQHPDWTLRIIGDGADKANLMKKAQKIPSIIFEGFCSNVQPFYKRAAICCLVSDHEGLPLSLIEASQFGAIPMAFDSFRAVTDIVHPDLIIKSFNKKQFAEKLSLLMSNEALRNQYSKWSTTNVEKFSLTKITDDWENLLSSINYSENKMK from the coding sequence ATGAATATTTTAGTTGCTTGTCATTCTTTTCAACATCTAGGAGGACTAGAAAAAGTTGCGTTGTTACTTACCAACTCTTTAGCGAGCAGGGGTCATAAAGTAACAATTATTACATATTTTGCACCCATTAATCGACAAGATTATTCCTTTCTAGATATTGACAAACTTAAGATAAAAACGTTTCCGAACTCGAAACACAAAATAGCAAGGGAGAATAAAGAATATCTGCATAAATTAGTAATTTCTGGTAAATTTGAGGTTCTAATTTACCACAATAATTCTATGATTTTGATGCACCTTTGCTCAGAAATTGGTGCAATTTGTAAAATTCCAGTAATCACTGTTCACCATAATGAAATTGTTGAAAAACCCAGTATCGCAACAAACAGCGTTAAAGGTCTTATCAAGTTTCTGATTTGGCCCATATACATGACTCACATCAGACATATCCAAGTAAAGCGTCGATATTTTGAATACAACAACTCGGATAAATATGTTTTATTATCACCTCAATATGTTGAAGCGTTCAACCAATTAATTATGCATGATACGTGCAGCATAAGCAAATTGACATATATTTATAATCCATTGACTATCAGCGTAAATTCTCCTTCAAATTATCAGAAATATAATGAAGTTTTATACGTTGGAAGATTATGTGAAGGACAAAAGAAAGTTTCAAGGTTACTTGATATTTGGAAGCAAATTTATGAGCAACACCCTGATTGGACTTTGCGAATAATTGGTGATGGAGCGGATAAAGCCAACTTAATGAAAAAGGCCCAAAAGATCCCAAGTATTATTTTTGAAGGATTTTGCTCAAATGTTCAGCCATTTTATAAGCGAGCTGCAATCTGTTGCCTTGTTTCCGATCACGAAGGATTGCCTTTATCCTTAATAGAGGCTTCGCAATTTGGTGCAATACCAATGGCATTTGATTCTTTTAGAGCTGTCACTGATATAGTCCACCCTGATCTGATCATAAAATCATTTAATAAAAAACAATTCGCAGAGAAGTTATCGCTATTAATGAGCAATGAGGCTCTTCGTAACCAATATTCTAAATGGTCAACAACTAATGTTGAAAAATTTTCACTTACAAAAATTACAGATGATTGGGAGAATTTACTATCGTCAATAAACTATTCAGAGAATAAGATGAAATAG
- a CDS encoding glycosyltransferase family 2 protein: MIQNTPLVSILMPVFNGEKYLRKSLNSVIQQTYPYFELICIDDESNDKSYELISDISKTDNRVRLFRKLNEGCVPKSLNYALPFIKGDYVFYMSQDDILDKALLESMVNRAITSDADIIIPEMYLLYNNNLVQEDKCTYPPNKNYNLSLTGKEAFLLSIGWRIHGFYLTRYSLISSGWFDFSTNADEYTTRVNLLKANKVVFCTGKFYYFQGNPNAITKKITLNYFDWLKTDIRLEKLVISQFTAKDDILMIKIARVETFITRCIAFCKNKHSFSNSSSILKIILDANSEFCTSGYKISILNHTKGMRNKLKTFLFLTNIIFFIKFCSLYVFFAPNKLK; encoded by the coding sequence ATGATTCAAAACACCCCATTGGTTTCAATATTGATGCCAGTATTTAATGGCGAAAAATATTTAAGGAAAAGCTTAAATTCTGTCATTCAGCAAACATACCCGTATTTTGAATTAATTTGTATTGATGATGAGTCTAATGACAAGAGCTACGAATTAATTTCGGATATTAGCAAGACGGATAACAGAGTTCGATTATTTCGAAAATTAAATGAGGGCTGCGTACCAAAATCGTTGAACTATGCTTTGCCATTTATAAAAGGAGATTATGTTTTTTATATGTCCCAAGATGACATTCTAGACAAAGCTTTGTTAGAAAGCATGGTAAACAGAGCCATTACGTCTGACGCTGATATTATCATTCCTGAAATGTATTTATTGTATAATAACAATTTGGTTCAAGAGGATAAATGTACTTATCCTCCTAACAAAAACTACAACTTAAGCTTAACTGGGAAAGAAGCTTTTCTCCTTAGCATAGGATGGAGAATACATGGGTTTTATTTAACTCGATATTCTCTAATATCTTCAGGATGGTTTGATTTTTCTACGAATGCTGACGAATATACAACTAGAGTAAATCTATTAAAAGCTAATAAAGTCGTATTTTGCACTGGTAAATTTTATTATTTCCAAGGCAATCCTAATGCCATAACAAAAAAGATCACCTTAAATTATTTTGACTGGTTAAAAACTGACATTCGATTAGAGAAGCTTGTTATATCACAGTTTACAGCAAAAGACGATATTCTAATGATTAAAATTGCGCGAGTAGAAACTTTTATAACGCGCTGTATCGCCTTCTGCAAAAACAAACATTCTTTTTCTAATTCATCTTCAATTTTAAAAATTATTCTAGATGCCAACTCGGAATTTTGCACAAGTGGCTATAAAATTTCTATTTTGAACCACACGAAGGGAATGAGAAATAAATTGAAAACATTTCTATTTCTGACAAATATTATATTTTTTATAAAATTCTGTTCCCTTTATGTCTTTTTCGCGCCGAACAAATTAAAATGA
- a CDS encoding flippase: MLITKNTIIEKLSNNKSIIQNFSYLSALQLINLLIPLATYPYLIRVIGKETFGTVVFAQAIVNYLVILVGFGFNISATRFVSIYRDDKKKLSEIVSSVFVLKSLLLVIAFIILSVLLFWIPRTRGYEILFFVSMWACVYEVIFPIWYYQGLEKMQYITFITLISRLIFVFLIFVLIHQSSDFLLIPAIYGIGAIVAGAVSLYFIFVRHNISFRWQKISTLRYYFIDSVPIFISSASASIYVNANKIITGTFLGMTEVAYYDLAEKITTLLKQPLSILNQSIFPKISKEKNIIFIKKIFKLSLLGNTILSTIAILMSKYIILFFGGRQMIDSQLTTCILATTVPVIAMNNIFAIQILIPFGYTRTFSKIIAGGAFFYFIQVTCLYLISCFSIINISIVTLFTEIFVTLAAYFYCKKYRIWH, encoded by the coding sequence ATGCTGATCACGAAAAATACTATAATAGAAAAACTGTCTAACAATAAATCTATAATTCAAAATTTCTCTTATTTATCGGCATTGCAACTTATAAATCTTTTAATACCATTAGCAACTTACCCATACCTAATACGTGTAATTGGGAAAGAGACATTCGGAACAGTTGTTTTTGCTCAAGCAATCGTAAATTATTTGGTTATATTGGTAGGTTTTGGATTTAATATTTCAGCGACACGATTTGTTAGCATTTACAGAGATGACAAAAAAAAGCTCAGTGAAATTGTAAGTAGTGTTTTTGTTTTGAAGAGCCTGTTGCTCGTAATTGCTTTTATTATTTTAAGCGTCTTATTATTCTGGATTCCCAGAACCCGGGGATATGAAATTCTTTTTTTCGTTTCCATGTGGGCATGTGTCTATGAGGTCATTTTTCCTATATGGTATTACCAAGGCCTTGAAAAAATGCAATATATAACCTTCATTACATTAATAAGTAGGCTCATTTTTGTGTTTCTGATTTTTGTATTAATCCACCAATCATCTGATTTTTTATTAATTCCAGCTATCTATGGTATCGGAGCTATTGTGGCTGGGGCTGTTTCTTTGTATTTTATTTTCGTCCGACATAATATTTCTTTCAGATGGCAAAAGATATCAACATTGCGATATTATTTTATAGATTCAGTTCCCATTTTTATTTCAAGTGCTTCTGCTAGCATATATGTTAACGCCAATAAGATTATAACAGGCACATTTTTAGGCATGACAGAGGTTGCTTATTATGATCTTGCAGAAAAAATTACAACTCTTTTAAAACAACCTCTTAGCATACTAAATCAAAGCATATTTCCAAAAATAAGTAAAGAGAAAAATATTATATTCATAAAGAAAATATTTAAATTGTCATTATTAGGCAATACAATACTCTCAACAATCGCAATTCTAATGTCAAAATATATCATCCTCTTTTTTGGAGGACGGCAAATGATAGATTCACAATTAACAACATGTATCTTAGCGACAACAGTCCCGGTTATTGCAATGAATAATATTTTTGCTATTCAGATATTAATTCCATTCGGATATACAAGAACATTTAGTAAAATCATTGCTGGAGGAGCGTTTTTTTATTTCATCCAAGTCACCTGCTTATATTTGATTTCATGCTTTTCCATTATAAATATATCTATTGTCACTTTATTTACAGAGATATTTGTCACTCTGGCAGCATATTTTTACTGTAAAAAATATAGGATTTGGCATTAA
- the rfbB gene encoding dTDP-glucose 4,6-dehydratase, whose protein sequence is MHYKRNILITGGAGFIGSHVVRLFVNKYPDYHIINLDKLTYAGNLANLKDIQDRPNYTFVKADICDFDTIMSLFGQYTIDGVIHLAAESHVDRSIKDPFTFARTNVMGTLSLLQAAKLSWESDFSDKLFYHISTDEVYGALQMDDSFFVETTKYDPHSPYSASKASSDHFVRAFHDTYGLPSIVTNCSNNYGPYQFPEKLIPLFINNIVNNKPLPVYGKGENIRDWLYVEDHARAIDLIFHKGKAGDTYNIGGFNEWKNIDLIKVIIKTVDKLLNRPDGTSEKLITYVIDRAGHDLRYAIDSTKLKNELGWEPSLQFEEGIEKTVKWYLDNREWMANIKQLIFIQIQR, encoded by the coding sequence ATGCATTACAAAAGAAACATACTTATCACCGGCGGCGCCGGATTTATCGGATCGCATGTAGTACGGTTATTTGTCAACAAATACCCCGATTATCATATAATCAATCTGGACAAACTGACCTATGCCGGCAATCTAGCAAATCTGAAAGATATTCAGGATCGACCAAATTACACCTTTGTCAAAGCTGATATTTGTGACTTCGATACGATAATGAGTTTGTTCGGACAATATACTATTGACGGGGTAATTCATCTGGCCGCAGAGAGTCATGTGGATCGCAGCATCAAAGACCCGTTTACGTTTGCACGTACCAATGTAATGGGTACCTTATCGTTGCTGCAGGCTGCAAAACTTAGCTGGGAGTCTGATTTTAGCGACAAACTCTTTTACCACATTTCCACCGATGAAGTATATGGTGCATTACAAATGGACGATTCTTTCTTTGTAGAAACGACTAAATATGATCCCCATTCTCCTTATTCGGCAAGCAAGGCAAGCAGTGACCATTTTGTACGTGCCTTTCACGACACTTATGGGTTGCCCTCCATTGTCACCAACTGTAGCAATAATTACGGGCCGTACCAATTCCCGGAAAAACTGATTCCTTTGTTTATCAATAATATTGTAAACAATAAGCCGCTACCAGTATATGGGAAAGGAGAAAATATACGCGACTGGCTGTATGTAGAAGATCATGCCCGTGCTATCGACTTGATCTTCCATAAAGGGAAAGCAGGCGACACCTACAATATAGGCGGCTTTAACGAATGGAAAAACATCGACCTGATCAAAGTAATCATTAAAACGGTAGACAAACTACTCAATCGTCCCGATGGCACATCTGAAAAGCTGATTACATATGTTATCGACCGTGCAGGACACGATCTTCGTTATGCTATTGACTCTACCAAACTGAAAAATGAACTAGGCTGGGAACCAAGCCTGCAATTTGAAGAAGGGATTGAAAAGACAGTGAAGTGGTATCTGGATAATCGGGAATGGATGGCAAACATTAAACAATTGATTTTTATTCAAATACAGAGATAG
- the rfbC gene encoding dTDP-4-dehydrorhamnose 3,5-epimerase, whose amino-acid sequence MNVIKTNIEGLIIIEPRIFKDDRGYFFESFSQREFEEKVCKTIFVQDNESKSSYGVVRGLHFQRPPFAQSKLVRVIKGAVLDVAVDIRKGSPTYGQHVAVELTEENHRQFFIPRGFAHGFCVLTDEVIFQYKCDNFYTPQHEGALAWDDPELAIDWQIPVDKVVLSEKDKYHPKLKKLTSPFTMVMSD is encoded by the coding sequence ATGAACGTAATCAAAACCAACATAGAAGGCCTTATTATCATTGAACCCCGTATTTTCAAAGACGACCGGGGATATTTCTTCGAATCATTTTCGCAACGTGAATTTGAAGAAAAAGTTTGCAAAACTATATTCGTGCAGGACAACGAGAGTAAGTCTTCGTATGGAGTCGTGCGGGGATTACATTTTCAAAGGCCTCCTTTCGCACAAAGCAAACTGGTTCGTGTCATTAAAGGAGCCGTATTGGATGTAGCAGTAGATATCCGTAAAGGTTCTCCCACATACGGACAACACGTAGCGGTAGAACTTACGGAAGAGAACCACCGGCAATTCTTTATCCCGAGAGGATTTGCGCATGGCTTCTGTGTTCTGACCGACGAAGTAATCTTCCAGTACAAATGTGATAATTTTTATACTCCTCAACACGAAGGAGCATTAGCCTGGGATGATCCCGAACTGGCAATCGACTGGCAAATCCCAGTCGATAAAGTTGTATTATCGGAAAAAGATAAATATCACCCAAAGCTGAAAAAGTTAACATCACCATTTACGATGGTGATGAGTGACTAG
- the rfbA gene encoding glucose-1-phosphate thymidylyltransferase RfbA: MKGIVLAGGSGTRLYPITKGVSKQLLPVYDKPMIYYPLSVLMLAGIREVLIISTPQDLPGFRRLLGDGSDYGVTFEYAEQPSPDGLAQAFIIGEKFIGQDSVCLVLGDNIFYGQSFGKMLAEAVANADQNKATVFGYYVNDPERYGVAEFDKDGNVISIEEKPLQPKSNYAVVGLYFYPNKVVEVAQQIKPSARGELEITTVNQEFLKEQNLKVQLLGRGFAWLDTGTHDSLAEASTFVEVIEKRQGLKIACLEEIAFRKCWIDANKLRELAQPMKKNQYGQYLLQLVK; this comes from the coding sequence ATGAAAGGCATTGTACTTGCCGGAGGATCCGGCACTCGATTATATCCCATCACCAAAGGAGTTAGTAAACAACTCCTCCCTGTGTACGACAAACCGATGATTTATTATCCATTATCGGTTCTGATGCTGGCGGGCATTCGCGAAGTTCTGATTATTTCAACGCCACAAGACTTACCCGGATTTCGTCGTCTATTGGGCGATGGTTCGGATTATGGCGTAACCTTTGAATATGCCGAGCAACCTTCTCCGGATGGATTAGCTCAGGCATTCATAATAGGAGAAAAGTTTATCGGACAAGATTCTGTTTGTCTGGTGTTGGGCGATAATATTTTTTACGGTCAAAGCTTTGGCAAGATGTTAGCAGAGGCTGTTGCTAATGCTGATCAAAATAAAGCGACCGTTTTCGGGTATTATGTCAATGACCCGGAACGTTATGGCGTAGCGGAATTTGACAAGGATGGGAATGTTATCTCTATTGAAGAGAAGCCCCTTCAACCCAAATCGAATTACGCCGTCGTTGGTTTGTATTTCTATCCTAACAAAGTGGTAGAGGTTGCCCAACAGATTAAGCCATCAGCACGAGGGGAACTTGAAATAACGACTGTTAACCAAGAATTTTTGAAAGAGCAAAACCTGAAAGTACAATTACTTGGGCGGGGATTTGCCTGGCTAGACACCGGTACCCACGACTCTTTAGCCGAGGCGTCCACCTTTGTGGAAGTGATTGAAAAACGCCAGGGACTTAAAATTGCATGCTTAGAAGAGATTGCATTTCGTAAGTGCTGGATCGATGCCAACAAATTAAGGGAACTGGCACAACCCATGAAAAAAAATCAGTATGGACAATATTTGTTGCAACTCGTAAAATAG